Genomic window (Pongo abelii isolate AG06213 chromosome 4, NHGRI_mPonAbe1-v2.0_pri, whole genome shotgun sequence):
CCAGGGGTCGCATGCAGTCACGCGCCGCCGACCGCTTCCGGTGCGCCGCGAGGGCCGCCGGGACGGGTCTCCCTGGCGATCCGTGGTGTGCCGCTGCTGCCGCTGCAGCCGCCAAACCGGTGCCTCGGTGACGACCGTGTCCCTGCTGTCTTCCTCGAGCTCCCCGGGGCTTGACCCCCGGGGCCCTCGGCAGGCATCGGTGAGGAGCCTGCGGAGCGAACCTGTGCTCCTCCTATACTTGCCCTTCACGACCCCATATCGCGACTCCGAGGAGGGGAAGCGAGAGGGGCTGTCGCGACTCCGCGCCGTGTGTCGCCGGGCGGGGCCGCGGGGCCGGGGCTCCTCCAGCCCCCGGGATGCGCGCGCGAGCCCTCGCCTCCACTTCCTTGTTGCTGCTGTCGCGACTGGAGCCGCCTCTCGCCGACAGCGGGGAGCGCGAGTGCGCCAGCCATCTCCCTCGTCGAGCTGCCGGGCCAAGCGCCTCCGGGAATGTGAGCGGCGCGGCTTGCACGCTCCTCCGGGTAAGTCCCGCCTTCGAGGGCCGCGCCGAGCCGCTGGGCGACCTCGAGTTGGATGCTGCGGCTCTCTGAGCCTCTACTGGCTCTTCCACAAAGTAGGGCCACTGAGCCTTAGTGTCCTCCTTCCGCAATCCGTATGGGACATTCGGATGTCCCAGACGTCTTAGCTTGACCAAGACTTTGTCTGGTTTGGCTCTTGCTTCATTCATGACCCAGAATGAGGGAAAGGAGCTAGCCCAGAGTCAAACTGTGGCCCATGGCTGAGCCCTCAAAGGCCATCTCGTGAGATTCCGAGGACGATCTGATGGGGCAGAGAAAGTGTCTCGCATATTTCAGGTATTGACCTTaactctgttttacagatgaaataacGAAGACTTAGGGTAAGTAGATTGCTTAAGGTCAGAGGGCCCCGTGCTGGTGCGACTGGTGTAGCCTGTACTAGAACCCGGATTTTCTGTCCTCTAGAGCCCTTCGTTTTTAACCTTATAttgtcctgccttttttttgcattgctatacTGCGGCCTCGCGTCTGATAACAAACTTAAACTCAGGCTTAGAACaggataataaaacaaacaaaaccctaggGTGTTGTCTTCCTGCCCTCAGCCCAAGGTGGCTGTAATGACTGTTTCCTAACCCGTTTTGCTCAGGGTGCTTAGTACCCTATATGCCATTCATTGCAGATGCTCTCCTGCAGTTACTGCCCTTCTCCACAAGGCTTTCAGCCGCCCAGAAGTCAATTCAGGGCAAAAAAGCGCAGTCCCCACGTAGCCTTGATTTGAACTACGGCTTCCCTTATCCTTTACTGGCCTATTGCTTACCCAGCCAAGTTGTAGACTGTGTTCTCTTCTTGGGTTGCAATATGGCAGTTAGAatgtaggtttttgttttgtttttctttgttagtttagtttttgtttttaataggaaGACGAATCATTTAGAGATGACAGAGAACTAGGAAGAACCTTAGGAATAATGTGTGCTTTATCTGGGGTATATCCTGAAAATTATAGGTGAAA
Coding sequences:
- the LOC103890749 gene encoding uncharacterized protein LOC103890749 yields the protein MNEARAKPDKVLVKLRRLGHPNVPYGLRKEDTKAQRDLPGGACKPRRSHSRRRLARQLDEGDGWRTRAPRCRREAAPVATAATRKWRRGLARASRGLEEPRPRGPARRHTARSRDSPSRFPSSESRYGVVKGKYRRSTGSLRRLLTDACRGPRGSSPGELEEDSRDTVVTEAPVWRLQRQQRHTTDRQGDPSRRPSRRTGSGRRRVTACDPWRKRNSPDLAWGRTHTNCSKAWRGSSKANGLLPARGPGRRRELWLPAVGRPGCSVPGHCCGAFRSWGSVFESHQPNQQMIIQGVFCAITHKGPDSKASSRKLHC